In Gemmatimonadota bacterium, a single genomic region encodes these proteins:
- a CDS encoding GAF domain-containing protein: MPQPAALTLDQTASDPSALEVTRLRERVDELTRERDQLLVVIDLQQELGGALQVAEVLQRLARRLGELFGLDRASIYLGGEGKHQVRLVATYEDPTISNVVVDLARYPELADAFSSGETIVIPDAVADPRFAAMRDALDLRSVRSIIVVPMRSRGGVIGAIVLRTERGGVPFSTSDIQFCEVIAGLTARALRNAHRFEQVQRANDAEAERRRRVDLERIAFVAFLRRLVSRYTRSDDQKWAETLLPRESDDELERLVSVAMQVIEEEARG; the protein is encoded by the coding sequence ATGCCCCAACCCGCTGCACTCACCCTCGATCAGACGGCGTCCGACCCATCGGCGCTCGAGGTCACGCGACTGCGCGAGCGGGTCGACGAGCTCACGCGCGAGCGTGACCAGCTGCTGGTCGTCATCGACCTGCAGCAAGAGCTCGGCGGTGCGTTGCAGGTGGCGGAGGTCCTCCAGCGCCTTGCCCGCCGACTGGGCGAGCTGTTCGGACTCGATCGCGCGTCGATCTACCTGGGGGGCGAGGGCAAGCACCAGGTGCGCCTCGTGGCAACCTACGAGGATCCCACGATCAGCAACGTGGTGGTCGACCTGGCTCGCTATCCCGAGCTGGCCGACGCCTTCAGCTCTGGCGAGACGATCGTCATCCCCGACGCGGTCGCCGATCCTCGCTTCGCCGCAATGCGCGACGCGCTCGACCTCCGAAGCGTCCGCTCGATCATCGTCGTCCCGATGCGTTCGCGCGGCGGGGTGATCGGGGCCATCGTGTTGCGCACGGAACGCGGCGGGGTCCCCTTCTCGACCTCCGACATCCAGTTCTGCGAGGTCATCGCCGGGCTGACGGCGCGCGCGCTGCGCAACGCCCACCGCTTCGAGCAGGTGCAGCGGGCCAACGACGCCGAGGCCGAGCGCCGTCGCCGCGTGGACCTCGAGCGCATCGCCTTCGTCGCCTTCCTCCGCCGCCTGGTCTCGCGCTACACCCGCAGCGACGACCAGAAGTGGGCCGAGACGCTGTTGCCGCGTGAGAGCGACGACGAACTCGAGCGCCTCGTGTCGGTCGCCATGCAGGTCATCGAGGAAGAAGCCAGGGGATAG
- the ligA gene encoding NAD-dependent DNA ligase LigA — translation MASPTKRAAELRALLDRASYEYYVLDRPSMSDAEYDVRFRELQAIEREHPELRTPDSPTQRVGAAPVSALPKHTHHVPMLSLDNAFSNEELQAWEDRLVRLAGEEVRQAGYSAELKIDGAAVSLLYEDGVLVMGATRGNGSVGEDVTPNIRTVRDVPLRLRGDDVPARIEVRGEIYYPFDLFERMNEQRVQSGEPVFANPRNAAAGTLRQLDPAMTATRPLRFFGYTMIAAPGETLRIETQSEVLAALESWGIPVAPHRQRCATLADVMTWAHRLEHELRATLNFAIDGGVVKIDKLALQEDLGVVGGREPRWAIARKFAPDIAETRLLEIRVNVGRTGALNPYAVLEPVEIGGTTVTYATLHNEDLIIAKDLRIGDTVQVKRAGEVIPQVIGPVPEKRTGDEQPWRMPTHCPVCGTARVRDEEEVAYYCPNVRCEGRRLEGLVHFTSRDAMDIRGLSYARLEQLVNAGLVSDPSDLYALTVEQIGALERFAEKSAQLLVDAIAASKAQPLSRLLFGLGIRHVGATAAELLARHFGSMASLMRATEEEIGEVHGIGTIIAKSVVTYFADPTARALVHRLEVMGLTMTEPQPVAQDGALKGHTVVITGTLPTLSRTDAAAMLERAGARVTDSVSKKTSFLVAGEAAGSKLDKANALGVEVIDEAEMLRRVGR, via the coding sequence ATGGCTTCGCCCACCAAACGCGCTGCCGAACTCCGCGCCCTGCTCGATCGCGCGTCGTACGAGTACTACGTCCTCGACCGGCCGTCGATGTCGGACGCCGAATACGACGTGCGGTTCCGTGAGCTGCAAGCCATCGAGCGCGAGCATCCCGAGCTGCGCACCCCCGACTCCCCCACGCAGCGCGTGGGGGCGGCGCCGGTCAGTGCACTCCCGAAGCACACGCACCACGTGCCGATGCTCTCGCTGGACAACGCCTTCTCCAACGAGGAGCTGCAGGCCTGGGAGGATCGCCTCGTGCGCCTGGCGGGAGAAGAGGTGCGACAGGCCGGCTACTCCGCCGAGCTCAAGATCGACGGGGCCGCGGTGAGCCTCCTGTACGAGGACGGGGTGCTCGTGATGGGCGCCACGCGCGGCAACGGGTCGGTGGGCGAGGACGTCACCCCGAACATCCGGACCGTGCGCGACGTCCCCCTGCGCCTGCGCGGGGACGACGTGCCGGCGCGCATCGAGGTCCGCGGCGAGATCTACTATCCGTTCGACCTGTTCGAGCGCATGAACGAACAGCGCGTGCAGTCGGGTGAGCCCGTCTTCGCCAATCCGCGCAATGCGGCCGCGGGAACGCTGCGGCAGCTCGACCCGGCCATGACCGCCACGCGCCCGCTGCGTTTCTTTGGCTACACGATGATCGCCGCGCCGGGCGAGACGCTCCGCATCGAAACCCAGAGCGAGGTGCTCGCCGCGCTCGAGTCGTGGGGGATCCCGGTGGCCCCGCACCGGCAGCGGTGCGCGACGCTGGCCGACGTGATGACCTGGGCACACCGCCTGGAGCACGAGCTCCGCGCGACGCTCAACTTCGCGATCGATGGCGGGGTGGTGAAGATCGACAAGCTCGCCCTCCAGGAAGACCTGGGGGTCGTCGGTGGGCGCGAGCCCCGCTGGGCGATCGCCCGGAAGTTCGCCCCCGACATCGCCGAGACGCGCCTGCTCGAGATCCGCGTCAACGTCGGGCGCACCGGCGCGCTCAATCCGTACGCCGTCCTCGAGCCGGTGGAGATCGGCGGGACGACGGTCACCTACGCCACGCTGCACAACGAGGATCTCATCATCGCCAAGGACCTGCGCATCGGCGACACGGTCCAGGTGAAGCGGGCGGGCGAGGTCATCCCCCAGGTCATTGGCCCCGTCCCGGAGAAGCGCACCGGGGACGAGCAGCCGTGGCGCATGCCGACGCACTGCCCCGTCTGCGGCACCGCGCGCGTGCGCGACGAGGAAGAGGTCGCGTACTACTGCCCGAACGTCCGGTGCGAGGGGCGCCGCCTGGAGGGGCTCGTCCACTTCACTTCACGCGACGCGATGGACATCCGCGGGCTCTCCTACGCCCGCCTCGAGCAGCTGGTGAATGCCGGGCTCGTCTCCGACCCGTCGGACCTGTACGCCCTGACGGTCGAGCAGATCGGGGCACTCGAGCGCTTTGCCGAGAAGAGCGCCCAGCTCCTCGTCGATGCCATCGCCGCCAGCAAGGCGCAGCCGCTCTCGCGCCTCCTCTTCGGGCTGGGGATTCGGCACGTCGGGGCGACCGCCGCCGAGCTCCTGGCGCGCCACTTCGGCTCGATGGCGTCGCTGATGCGGGCCACCGAGGAGGAGATTGGCGAGGTACACGGGATCGGGACGATCATCGCCAAGTCGGTGGTCACGTACTTCGCCGATCCGACGGCCCGCGCCCTGGTCCATCGGCTGGAGGTGATGGGGCTCACGATGACCGAACCGCAGCCAGTGGCACAGGATGGTGCCCTCAAGGGGCATACGGTCGTCATCACTGGGACGCTGCCAACCCTCAGCCGGACCGACGCGGCCGCGATGCTCGAACGCGCCGGCGCCCGGGTGACCGACAGCGTGTCCAAGAAGACCAGCTTCCTGGTGGCCGGCGAGGCCGCCGGGAGCAAGCTTGACAAGGCCAACGCCCTCGGCGTCGAGGTGATCGACGAAGCCGAGATGCTGCGGAGAGTTGGACGCTAA
- a CDS encoding response regulator, translating into MSGSRDRTVLIVEDNEDNRIVYSTILRHHGFRVSEALDGEEGIAKARRELPDIILMDISIPLIDGWEVTQTLKREAATSHIPVIALTAHAMPGDRERAMEVGCDGYLAKPCEPRAVLAEVNRLINQVRS; encoded by the coding sequence ATGAGCGGCTCGCGTGATCGAACGGTCCTGATCGTCGAGGACAACGAGGACAATCGCATCGTCTACTCGACCATCCTTCGCCATCACGGCTTTCGCGTCAGCGAGGCGCTCGATGGTGAGGAGGGGATCGCGAAAGCGCGACGTGAACTCCCCGACATCATCCTGATGGACATCTCCATTCCGCTCATCGACGGATGGGAGGTCACGCAGACGCTCAAGCGCGAGGCAGCGACCAGTCACATTCCCGTCATCGCCCTCACGGCGCACGCCATGCCGGGTGATCGCGAGCGCGCGATGGAGGTGGGGTGCGACGGGTATCTCGCCAAGCCGTGCGAACCGCGCGCCGTGCTCGCGGAAGTGAATCGGTTGATCAACCAAGTCCGGAGTTGA
- a CDS encoding ferritin, whose protein sequence is MLISKAMTAAMCEQIGNELAASNQYVSIAVYFDGEGLPALAKHFYKQAAEERQHAMRFVKYLVDAGATPEIPAIPAPRAIFTSAEDAVRLSLDSEMRVTAQINALMDLAIKESDHLSKNALEWFINEQREEVSSMDTLLRMVKRAGEPGLFFVENFLLQGGLEEGPAEGEAESEA, encoded by the coding sequence ATGCTCATTTCCAAGGCGATGACCGCCGCGATGTGCGAGCAGATCGGCAACGAACTCGCCGCCTCCAACCAGTACGTCTCGATCGCAGTGTATTTCGACGGCGAGGGGCTCCCCGCCCTGGCCAAGCACTTCTACAAGCAGGCCGCCGAAGAGCGCCAGCACGCGATGCGCTTCGTGAAGTACCTCGTGGACGCCGGCGCCACCCCGGAGATCCCGGCGATCCCCGCCCCGCGCGCCATCTTCACGTCGGCCGAGGACGCGGTGCGGCTGTCGCTCGACTCCGAGATGCGCGTCACGGCCCAGATCAACGCCCTCATGGACCTGGCGATCAAGGAGAGCGACCACCTCTCCAAGAACGCGCTCGAGTGGTTCATCAATGAGCAGCGCGAGGAGGTGTCGAGCATGGACACGCTCCTGCGCATGGTGAAGCGCGCCGGCGAGCCTGGACTGTTCTTCGTGGAGAACTTCCTCCTCCAGGGCGGTCTCGAGGAAGGGCCCGCCGAGGGCGAGGCGGAAAGCGAGGCGTAG